One stretch of Micromonospora cremea DNA includes these proteins:
- a CDS encoding ABC transporter permease: MRFLLQRTAFYLFTAWAAITLNFFIPRLVPGDPVQSLISRNQGRISADAIESLRVLFGLDANENAWRQYLHYWGQLLHGDLGLSFTFFPAPVSTVIGDSLPWTVGLVGITTIISFLLGTALGVGAGWRRGSWVDGLLPATTFLSSIPYFWLGLVAIALFAGPGSVFPSSGGYEAGLVPAFDQYFIPSAIQHSILPAATILVSSMSGWILSMRNMMVTVSSEDYITVAHAKGLSERRVALSYAARNALLPNVSGFALSLGFIVGGTLLVEIVFSYPGLGYQLFQAVGAKDYPLMQGIFLIITISVLVANLLADVAYLLLDPRTRKS; the protein is encoded by the coding sequence ATGAGATTCCTCCTGCAGCGCACGGCCTTCTACCTGTTCACCGCGTGGGCGGCCATCACGCTCAACTTCTTCATTCCGCGGCTGGTCCCGGGCGACCCGGTGCAGTCCCTCATCTCGCGCAACCAGGGCCGGATCAGCGCCGACGCCATCGAGTCGCTGCGCGTGCTGTTCGGGCTGGACGCGAACGAGAACGCCTGGCGGCAGTACCTGCACTACTGGGGACAGCTCCTCCACGGCGACCTAGGGCTGTCGTTCACCTTCTTCCCGGCGCCGGTGTCGACGGTGATCGGCGACAGCCTGCCGTGGACGGTCGGCCTGGTCGGCATCACCACGATCATCAGCTTCCTCCTCGGCACCGCGCTCGGCGTCGGCGCCGGCTGGCGGCGCGGCTCCTGGGTCGACGGCCTGCTGCCGGCCACCACGTTCCTGTCCTCGATCCCGTACTTCTGGCTGGGCCTCGTCGCCATCGCCCTGTTCGCCGGCCCGGGAAGCGTCTTCCCGTCCTCCGGCGGCTACGAGGCGGGCCTGGTGCCGGCGTTCGACCAGTACTTCATCCCGAGCGCGATCCAGCACAGCATCCTGCCCGCCGCCACCATCCTGGTCTCCTCGATGAGCGGGTGGATCCTCAGCATGCGCAACATGATGGTCACCGTCTCCTCGGAGGACTACATCACGGTCGCCCACGCGAAGGGGTTGTCCGAGCGCCGGGTCGCCCTCAGCTACGCGGCCCGCAACGCGCTGCTGCCCAACGTCTCGGGCTTCGCCCTGTCGCTCGGATTCATCGTCGGCGGCACGCTGCTGGTGGAGATCGTCTTCTCCTACCCCGGGCTCGGCTACCAGCTCTTCCAGGCCGTTGGCGCCAAGGACTACCCGCTGATGCAGGGCATCTTCCTGATCATCACGATCTCCGTGCTGGTGGCGAACCTGCTCGCCGACGTCGCGTACCTGCTTCTCGACCCGCGGACCCGAAAGAGCTGA
- a CDS encoding ABC transporter ATP-binding protein, whose amino-acid sequence MTLSESAAAPADEVVLDAVGLTKHFPVRRRLRGLFSRTPAVVHAVDDVSFALRRGRVTALVGESGSGKSTVARLLAQLYPRTAGDLRLHGTSTRVRGGRPFRSYVRRVQLILQDPFASLNPVHTVRYHLTRSLRIHGNAGRGAEELEAALGKLLTRVSLTPPERYLDAFPHELSGGQRQRVAIARALGADPEVLLADEPVSMLDVSIRLGVLNLLQDLKERLNIAILYITHDIASARYFADETIVMYAGRMVEGGDSETVTQNPAHPYTRLLTDSAPDPERITGDGAGVDAAAGEDRGQGEPPSLITPPAGCRFHPRCPHAMRRCTVDLPPRLTIDRLGHWAACWLYDPATVAADTPGSAAPDADPAVPAPPAAVERDDTAARGETR is encoded by the coding sequence ATGACGTTGAGCGAGAGCGCGGCGGCGCCGGCCGACGAGGTGGTGCTGGACGCCGTCGGCCTGACCAAGCACTTCCCCGTCCGCAGGCGGCTGCGTGGCCTCTTCTCCCGGACGCCGGCAGTCGTGCACGCCGTCGACGACGTATCGTTCGCGCTGCGTCGCGGCCGGGTGACCGCGCTGGTCGGGGAGTCCGGCTCCGGCAAGTCCACGGTGGCCCGGCTGCTGGCCCAGCTCTACCCCCGCACCGCCGGCGACCTCCGCCTGCACGGCACGTCGACCAGGGTGCGCGGCGGTCGTCCGTTCCGGTCGTACGTGCGGCGGGTCCAGCTGATCCTGCAGGACCCGTTCGCGTCGTTGAATCCGGTGCACACCGTCCGCTACCACCTCACCCGGTCGCTGCGGATCCACGGCAACGCCGGGCGCGGCGCCGAGGAGCTGGAGGCGGCCCTCGGCAAGCTGCTCACCCGGGTCAGTCTCACCCCGCCCGAGCGCTACCTGGACGCCTTCCCGCACGAGCTCTCCGGCGGCCAGCGGCAGCGCGTCGCCATCGCCCGGGCGCTCGGCGCCGACCCGGAGGTGCTCCTCGCCGACGAGCCGGTCTCCATGCTCGACGTGTCGATCCGCCTCGGCGTGCTCAACCTGCTCCAAGACCTCAAGGAGCGGCTCAACATCGCCATCCTCTACATCACGCACGACATCGCCTCGGCCCGCTACTTCGCCGACGAGACGATCGTGATGTACGCGGGCCGGATGGTCGAGGGCGGCGACAGCGAGACCGTCACCCAGAACCCGGCCCATCCGTACACCCGGCTGCTCACCGATTCGGCGCCGGACCCCGAGCGCATCACCGGCGACGGCGCCGGCGTCGACGCGGCCGCCGGGGAGGACCGCGGTCAGGGCGAGCCGCCGAGCCTGATCACCCCGCCCGCGGGCTGCCGGTTCCACCCCCGGTGTCCGCACGCCATGCGGCGCTGCACGGTGGACCTGCCGCCACGGCTGACCATCGACCGGCTCGGTCACTGGGCGGCCTGCTGGCTTTACGACCCGGCCACCGTCGCCGCCGACACTCCCGGCTCCGCCGCGCCCGACGCCGATCCGGCCGTGCCAGCGCCGCCGGCGGCGGTCGAGCGGGACGACACCGCCGCCAGGGGGGAGACACGATGA
- a CDS encoding ABC transporter substrate-binding protein, giving the protein MRRRQFLAVALAGAMATGVAACGDSPNANKNNGQAATVLNVGMPNGPQAENNNPFLTTSAAASLGYRWQIFEPLMMWNPVKPADPFKPWLATKAEWSSDYTSVKVTIRDNATWSDGQKVTAEDVAFTYNLVKKYPALNDQGVPYTDATASGNEVTIKMASPQFVNQQKVLWRVPIVPKHIWEKISDPTTDTVKQPIGSGPYTLKSFTPASMTLAVRDSGYWQDLPKVKELRYTSYTDNSAQTTALANGESEWSFVFIPNYQAVFVAKDQEHHKVWAPAILGIHGLYLNTTKKPFDDPTLRRAMNMVIDRADIFTTAEAGYFHPLVKSVTGLPSPAGDSFVAPEFKGQEHKVDVEGAKALLTGAGYKLEGNTLKDKTGKAVTLKLTDPAGWSDYQTSLEIVKDNLSKIGIAATVDKANQDAWFRNVEQGNFEATFRWTEGGATPYDIYRTVMDGRQLKPIGTASPAGNFGRFNNKEATDALVAYANATDDAARTTAMNTLQKIFVDQMPMIPVGADNIGGAYSTKNWTGWPDDSNPYGAMQPTQPNALDVVLHLKPANG; this is encoded by the coding sequence ATGAGAAGAAGGCAGTTCCTCGCCGTCGCGCTGGCCGGCGCGATGGCCACCGGCGTCGCCGCGTGCGGCGACAGCCCGAACGCGAACAAGAACAACGGCCAGGCGGCCACGGTGCTGAACGTCGGCATGCCGAACGGCCCGCAGGCCGAGAACAACAACCCGTTCCTCACCACGTCCGCCGCGGCCTCGCTGGGCTACCGCTGGCAGATCTTCGAGCCGCTGATGATGTGGAACCCGGTGAAGCCGGCCGACCCGTTCAAGCCGTGGCTGGCGACCAAGGCCGAGTGGTCGTCGGACTACACCTCGGTCAAGGTCACTATCCGAGACAACGCCACCTGGTCGGACGGGCAGAAGGTCACCGCCGAGGACGTCGCCTTCACCTACAACCTGGTCAAGAAGTACCCGGCGCTCAACGACCAGGGCGTGCCCTACACGGACGCGACCGCCAGCGGCAACGAGGTCACCATCAAGATGGCCAGCCCGCAGTTCGTGAACCAGCAGAAGGTGCTGTGGCGGGTGCCGATCGTGCCCAAGCACATCTGGGAGAAGATCAGCGACCCGACGACCGACACCGTCAAGCAGCCGATCGGCAGCGGCCCGTACACCCTGAAGTCGTTCACCCCGGCCAGCATGACCCTGGCGGTGCGCGACAGCGGCTACTGGCAGGACCTGCCGAAGGTCAAGGAGCTGCGCTACACGTCCTACACGGACAACAGCGCGCAGACCACCGCGCTGGCCAACGGCGAGTCGGAGTGGAGCTTCGTCTTCATCCCCAACTACCAGGCCGTCTTCGTGGCCAAGGACCAGGAGCACCACAAGGTGTGGGCGCCGGCGATCCTGGGCATCCACGGCCTCTACCTCAACACCACGAAGAAGCCGTTCGACGACCCCACGTTGCGCCGCGCCATGAACATGGTCATTGACCGTGCCGACATCTTCACCACGGCCGAGGCCGGCTACTTCCACCCGCTGGTGAAGAGCGTGACCGGCCTGCCCAGCCCGGCCGGTGACTCGTTCGTCGCGCCCGAGTTCAAGGGGCAGGAGCACAAGGTCGACGTCGAGGGCGCCAAGGCGCTGCTGACCGGCGCCGGCTACAAGCTCGAGGGCAACACCCTCAAGGACAAGACCGGTAAGGCCGTCACGCTGAAGCTGACCGACCCGGCCGGCTGGTCCGACTACCAGACCAGCCTGGAGATTGTGAAGGACAACCTGTCGAAGATCGGCATCGCCGCCACGGTCGACAAGGCCAACCAGGACGCCTGGTTCCGAAACGTCGAGCAGGGCAACTTCGAGGCGACCTTCCGGTGGACCGAGGGCGGCGCCACGCCGTACGACATCTACCGGACCGTCATGGACGGACGGCAGCTCAAGCCAATCGGCACCGCCTCCCCCGCCGGCAACTTCGGCCGCTTCAACAACAAGGAGGCGACCGACGCCCTGGTCGCCTACGCGAACGCGACCGACGACGCCGCGCGCACCACCGCGATGAACACGCTGCAGAAGATCTTCGTCGACCAGATGCCGATGATCCCAGTCGGCGCGGACAACATCGGCGGCGCGTACAGCACGAAGAACTGGACCGGCTGGCCGGACGACTCGAACCCGTACGGCGCCATGCAGCCCACCCAGCCCAACGCGCTGGACGTGGTCCTGCACCTCAAGCCCGCCAACGGCTGA
- a CDS encoding LacI family DNA-binding transcriptional regulator, with amino-acid sequence MPITIADVAARAGVSKTTVSRVLNGKGEVRVRTADRVRAVINALGYVPSARAVGLARGRTRVVGMLVPALTWPWMGEVLQGAADVVEAEGYGMLLFTCTHGDESMRRFASQVSAKSFDGLLVVEPEGTLDYITELHERGLPVILIDDRGHQPGFPSVRTTNESGARAAAAHLLAHGRKRPLVVTGLSRFGCTRERLAGFADGYADAGLPIDPALVVEGDFTFECGRIAVERLLADGVPFDAVFAHNDLSAAGALQALRDAGRRVPDDVAVVGFDDLPLAGHTHPPLSSVRQPLREMGAAAARTLIAHLAGTPLPDTPTVIPTKFTVRASTGVT; translated from the coding sequence GTGCCGATAACCATCGCCGATGTCGCCGCCCGCGCGGGGGTGAGCAAGACGACGGTCTCCCGGGTGCTCAACGGCAAGGGCGAGGTGCGCGTCCGCACCGCCGACCGGGTCCGCGCGGTCATCAACGCCCTCGGGTACGTGCCGAGCGCCCGCGCGGTCGGCCTGGCCCGCGGGCGTACCCGGGTGGTCGGCATGCTGGTGCCCGCCCTGACCTGGCCCTGGATGGGCGAGGTGCTCCAGGGCGCGGCCGACGTGGTCGAGGCCGAGGGGTACGGCATGCTGCTGTTCACCTGCACCCACGGCGACGAGTCGATGCGGCGGTTCGCCTCCCAGGTCTCCGCAAAGTCCTTCGACGGCCTGCTCGTGGTCGAGCCGGAGGGCACCCTCGACTACATCACCGAGCTGCACGAGCGCGGCCTGCCGGTCATCCTCATCGACGACCGCGGCCACCAGCCCGGCTTCCCGTCGGTGCGCACCACCAACGAGTCCGGCGCGCGAGCCGCGGCGGCGCACCTGCTGGCGCACGGGCGGAAGCGGCCGCTGGTCGTCACCGGCCTGAGCCGCTTCGGCTGCACCCGGGAGCGGCTGGCCGGCTTCGCGGACGGCTACGCCGACGCCGGCCTGCCCATCGACCCCGCCCTCGTCGTGGAGGGCGACTTCACCTTTGAGTGCGGGCGGATCGCGGTGGAACGCCTGCTCGCCGACGGCGTGCCGTTCGACGCCGTCTTCGCGCACAACGACCTCTCCGCCGCCGGGGCGCTCCAGGCGCTGCGCGACGCCGGCCGGCGGGTCCCGGACGACGTGGCGGTGGTCGGCTTCGACGACCTGCCCCTGGCCGGGCACACCCACCCACCGCTGAGCTCGGTCCGTCAGCCGTTGCGGGAGATGGGGGCGGCCGCCGCCCGCACCCTCATCGCCCACCTCGCCGGCACGCCGCTGCCGGACACCCCGACCGTCATTCCCACCAAGTTCACCGTCCGCGCCTCGACCGGCGTTACCTGA
- a CDS encoding endonuclease/exonuclease/phosphatase family protein — translation MGRIVERIKRADPWQRKRAVAVRIATFNANNLFSRWSFQAEIPRTVANPPIAEIAADGTTGGAGDASSGQPSVVEVVLPDGTHMSGVLRTFRGKLVKGKDPKARAWIAQRIAAMNADVLCLQEVEDQDALDTFNRDDLRPLDVDYRYRVVVEGNDPRRIDVAICSRLPITRISSWRFWPAPSGEPVFGRDLLQAQIAAPDGKPLHVFVNHLKSNFIADEHTLTPAEVTAEREAIAERRSEQAKAVTQILRRQRLTRRIVVTGDLNDLPDAETLTALRHADLAEQVHQGSTVAGPNRNGTLIDDTFVDLSPTIWTYRHRAKAVTTYALYDQIWTSPDLTVTAAHVMRRTQISGDGSDHDPAYIDLDLD, via the coding sequence GTGGGTCGTATCGTCGAGCGCATCAAGCGGGCTGATCCGTGGCAGAGGAAGCGGGCGGTGGCGGTGAGGATCGCGACGTTCAACGCCAACAACCTGTTCTCTCGCTGGTCGTTCCAGGCAGAGATTCCGCGGACCGTCGCCAACCCGCCGATCGCCGAGATCGCCGCCGACGGCACGACGGGCGGCGCAGGGGACGCCAGCAGCGGGCAACCATCGGTCGTCGAGGTGGTCCTGCCTGACGGCACCCACATGAGCGGCGTGCTGCGCACCTTCCGCGGCAAACTCGTCAAAGGCAAAGACCCCAAAGCCCGGGCGTGGATCGCCCAACGCATCGCCGCCATGAACGCCGATGTGCTGTGCCTGCAGGAAGTCGAAGACCAGGACGCCCTGGACACATTCAACCGCGACGACCTGCGTCCCCTCGACGTCGACTACCGCTACCGCGTTGTGGTGGAAGGCAACGACCCGCGCCGCATCGACGTCGCCATCTGCTCCCGCCTGCCCATCACCCGCATCAGCTCGTGGCGGTTCTGGCCCGCCCCATCAGGAGAGCCGGTGTTCGGCCGCGACCTGCTCCAAGCGCAGATCGCCGCCCCCGACGGCAAACCCCTGCACGTGTTCGTCAACCATCTCAAGAGCAACTTCATCGCCGACGAGCACACGCTCACCCCGGCTGAGGTCACGGCCGAACGAGAAGCCATCGCCGAACGACGCAGCGAACAGGCCAAGGCGGTCACCCAGATCCTGCGCCGGCAGCGGCTGACCCGCCGCATCGTGGTGACCGGCGACCTGAACGACCTACCAGACGCCGAGACCCTCACCGCGCTCCGCCATGCAGACCTCGCAGAGCAGGTCCACCAGGGCAGCACCGTCGCCGGGCCCAACCGCAACGGCACCCTGATCGACGACACGTTCGTCGACCTGTCCCCCACCATTTGGACCTACCGGCACCGCGCCAAGGCCGTCACCACCTACGCCCTCTACGACCAGATCTGGACCAGCCCGGACCTGACAGTCACTGCCGCGCACGTCATGCGCCGCACGCAGATCAGCGGCGACGGCTCCGACCACGACCCCGCATACATCGACCTCGACCTCGACTGA
- a CDS encoding NAD-dependent epimerase/dehydratase family protein produces the protein MRLLVLGGTNFVGRAVVAEALSRGAQVTVFNRGHTVPPPGVTSLRGDRDQPGGLATLADGDWDIAVDTWSAAPVAVHNAAQLLKGRVDRYAYMSSRSVYADPGGRYLTEKGPLVEASADAGADGEEVEYGPAKRGGELAAEAAFGNRSLLVRAGLILGPHEDVGRLPWWLRRLARGGPVPAPGPHDLDLQYVDARDLAQWTLDAVKAGLSGPYNVVSDSGHTTMGELLDTCVQVTGNVTQLHWVTPEAVLAAGVEPWTELPIWLPPGELHDLLHRGDVSKALAAGLRCRPVAETIADTWAWLSSLDREPPRRSDRPAPGLSAEAEAKLLGL, from the coding sequence ATGAGGCTTCTGGTCCTGGGCGGAACCAACTTCGTCGGTCGGGCCGTCGTCGCCGAGGCGCTCTCCCGCGGGGCACAGGTGACGGTGTTCAACCGGGGCCATACCGTACCTCCGCCGGGCGTCACCTCCCTGCGCGGCGATCGGGACCAGCCGGGCGGCTTGGCCACCTTGGCCGACGGCGATTGGGACATCGCGGTCGACACCTGGAGCGCGGCGCCGGTCGCGGTGCACAACGCGGCCCAGCTACTCAAGGGCCGGGTAGACCGGTATGCGTACATGTCCAGCCGGTCGGTGTACGCCGACCCGGGCGGGCGGTACCTCACAGAGAAGGGCCCGTTAGTCGAGGCCTCCGCCGATGCCGGCGCCGACGGCGAGGAGGTCGAGTACGGGCCAGCCAAGCGCGGCGGGGAACTTGCGGCCGAAGCCGCCTTCGGCAACCGGAGCCTGCTGGTACGGGCCGGTCTGATTCTGGGGCCACACGAGGACGTGGGTCGGCTGCCGTGGTGGCTGCGTCGCCTCGCCCGGGGCGGCCCGGTACCGGCGCCCGGACCGCACGACTTGGACCTGCAGTACGTCGACGCGCGGGACCTTGCCCAGTGGACCCTGGACGCTGTCAAGGCAGGGTTGAGTGGGCCGTACAACGTGGTCAGCGATTCCGGACACACCACGATGGGTGAGCTGCTCGACACCTGCGTGCAGGTGACCGGCAACGTTACGCAGCTACATTGGGTCACCCCGGAGGCGGTTCTCGCCGCCGGGGTCGAGCCCTGGACCGAGTTGCCGATCTGGCTGCCGCCCGGCGAGTTGCACGACCTCCTGCACCGAGGCGACGTGTCCAAGGCGCTCGCGGCGGGGCTGCGGTGCCGTCCGGTGGCGGAGACGATCGCGGATACCTGGGCTTGGTTGTCCAGCCTAGACCGTGAGCCACCGCGGCGATCGGACCGACCGGCCCCGGGCCTGTCCGCCGAAGCCGAGGCAAAATTGCTAGGACTCTGA